A section of the Leptidea sinapis chromosome 26, ilLepSina1.1, whole genome shotgun sequence genome encodes:
- the LOC126972486 gene encoding uncharacterized protein LOC126972486 isoform X4 — translation MDPKQDTFNETVSTLLERKVRGWLSGVIDDMRRSSPVQQWLDSLPESGPPESEIVESENVETEKLEIGSTSKTKTNEKADDSITENTVIEIANDILQDDKILEVPEQNEWKRKSLESGVLNTKKNAQTKLQRDFSVQSEGCSPRLKNPLLRDHSLQSDGSGSSGSSILNVLGARRVDAESVLLALGFGPSEKQQKLQRIPDRFLRPSKLKGISTEQFIKHEQHSMRMHDCGVFGYRGLTGSTH, via the exons ATGGATCCCAAACAag ATACATTTAATGAGACAGTCTCTACATTATTAGAACGCAAGGTTCGTGGTTGGCTAAGTGGTGTTATTGACGACATGCGCCGTAGCAGTCCTGTACAGCAGTGGTTAGAttcattgccagaatcaggacCACCTGAATCTGAAATTGTTGAAAGTGAGAATGTGGAAACTGAAAAATTAGAAATTGGATCaacatcaaaaacaaaaacaaatgaaaaggCAGATGATTCAATTACCGAAAATACTGTCATAGAAATTGCTAATGATATTTTACAAGATGACAAGATTTTGGAGGTTCCGGAACAAAATGAATGGAAAAGAAAATCTTTGGAAAGTGGTGTACTTAATACAAAGAAGAATGCTCAAACGAAATTGCAAAGAGACTTCTCAGTTCAATCGGAGGGATGTAGTCCTAGGTTAAAGAATCCTTTACTAAGAGACCATTCACTTCAG TCAGATGGAAGTGGTTCAAGCGGAAGTTCGATACTGAATGTTCTAGGAGCAAGGAGAGTGGATGCAGAATCTGTGCTTCTAGCATTAGGATTTGGACCAAGTGAAAAGCAGCAAAAATTGCAGAGAATACCTGATAGATTTTTAAGGCCATCAAAA cTGAAGGGAATAAGCACAGAACAATTTATCAAGCATGAACAACATTCGATGAGAATGCATGACTGTGGAGTATTTGGATATAGAGGCCTTACAG
- the LOC126972486 gene encoding uncharacterized protein LOC126972486 isoform X5, translating into MDPKQDTFNETVSTLLERKVRGWLSGVIDDMRRSSPVQQWLDSLPESGPPESEIVESENVETEKLEIGSTSKTKTNEKADDSITENTVIEIANDILQDDKILEVPEQNEWKRKSLESGVLNTKKNAQTKLQRDFSVQSEGCSPRLKNPLLRDHSLQSDGSGSSGSSILNVLGARRVDAESVLLALGFGPSEKQQKLQRIPDRFLRPSKLKGISTEQFIKHEQHSMRMHDCGVFGYRGLTENH; encoded by the exons ATGGATCCCAAACAag ATACATTTAATGAGACAGTCTCTACATTATTAGAACGCAAGGTTCGTGGTTGGCTAAGTGGTGTTATTGACGACATGCGCCGTAGCAGTCCTGTACAGCAGTGGTTAGAttcattgccagaatcaggacCACCTGAATCTGAAATTGTTGAAAGTGAGAATGTGGAAACTGAAAAATTAGAAATTGGATCaacatcaaaaacaaaaacaaatgaaaaggCAGATGATTCAATTACCGAAAATACTGTCATAGAAATTGCTAATGATATTTTACAAGATGACAAGATTTTGGAGGTTCCGGAACAAAATGAATGGAAAAGAAAATCTTTGGAAAGTGGTGTACTTAATACAAAGAAGAATGCTCAAACGAAATTGCAAAGAGACTTCTCAGTTCAATCGGAGGGATGTAGTCCTAGGTTAAAGAATCCTTTACTAAGAGACCATTCACTTCAG TCAGATGGAAGTGGTTCAAGCGGAAGTTCGATACTGAATGTTCTAGGAGCAAGGAGAGTGGATGCAGAATCTGTGCTTCTAGCATTAGGATTTGGACCAAGTGAAAAGCAGCAAAAATTGCAGAGAATACCTGATAGATTTTTAAGGCCATCAAAA cTGAAGGGAATAAGCACAGAACAATTTATCAAGCATGAACAACATTCGATGAGAATGCATGACTGTGGAGTATTTGGATATAGAGGCCTTACAG